A window of Ciconia boyciana chromosome 9, ASM3463844v1, whole genome shotgun sequence genomic DNA:
CCCGCACACCCCCCACGCAGCCCACCCGCGGGGCGACCAAGGTGCGGGCCGAGGCTGCGCTCGGCGCAGCGGGCGACGCTCACCTCAGGGGGCGTAGGGGGGAGCCGGAGCagggcgccgggctggggcCGCTCGCGCTTTTATCCTCTCGCCTCCGCCGTTTCGCTACAAAATGGCGGACGGGGTCGCGCGCTCACGTCGCGGCCTTTCCCCTCCCCCGTCCCCTCGCGGCACGCCAGCgggagggggcagcgggggcgcGGGTGGGCGGGGCGCCCGCCGAGCATCCCGCCCCCCGGCGTGCTCCCCCAATCAGAACGCAGGGCCGCGCGCGACCTGCCCAATCAGCGCGGCGCGACCTCTGGGGGACGTTCTGCCGTCCTCCCCCCGCCCTTCCCCGGCCCTCCGCGCGGAGCCAGCGCCGCGCGCCCATTGGCCGAGAGCGGACGGAGTCCTTCCTACCGTTTTGGCCAATCAGCGCTGCCAGACCTCTTGGTCCACGCATGCGCACCAGCGCTGGCAAGGCCGACCAATGAGCGCGGGGCGCTGCGCTGAGGCGGGGCAGGAAGGGGAAGTGGCGGGGAGCGCCAAAGGGCGCTCGGAGTcatgggggggccgggggcgcccCTCCCCGAGTGATGAGGTccgccccgccctccccccccccgggccgtGGTTCGGCCCCAGGCACCgcgccccccccgcgccgcgcgGTGGTACGGGCCCAGGCACTGAAGCGCCTCCCCCCGCGCTGCCTTGGTACGGCCCGGACCACTGCCTGTGGCCCGGGCACTTCGCCCCCCTTCGCAGTGCGGTGGTACGGCCCCAGGCCCTGCATCCCTACAACATGGCGGCGCGGGGCCAGGCACCGCGGCCTCTGCACTGCAGGGCCGCAACCTCCTCCCCAGGCCAGCGCAGGGGCCATGGGCCGTTTTGCCCCGAAATCCCCTCTGCACTTGCACACTGCCAGCTCGCCGGCCTCGGTCCCGGAGAGGAAACACTTGAACCCCCTCAGCGCCCCGAGGCCGCCACCCCGCGCCCCGAAAGCCCAGAACGGCCCCTTCCCGCCCGCCTCAGCCACCCTACACCCGCCTTCCAGCCCTGGGGGCGACCCCGGGATGCCAACACTGGGatcaggacccccaggacctgCCCTGGGAAGGTACCCCGGGGTATGAGGGCCTGGGAAAGGCGATGTGGCCTCACCTCTGGCTGGGGACCCTCCCGGCCAGCCACCATGGGGTCAGCACCGaagcccccctccccggccccacACCGTCCACCCCAAAACTCGGAGAGCTGGGCTGGCATTTCAGGACACGGCTTCAATCCCACATCCCACCCAGGAgcatctccctctcccagcacGGTGTGCGCACCGCCGGCCCCACAGAAACCACCTTGTGCCTGCCCAGCACATGCACCACAATGTCACTTTTATTGAGTCGAGGTCCCTCCGCTTTCTGCAtgtagaaaatacatttaaaaaggcCGGTGTTTGTAAACAGTTGGGAGTGGTAAGGCAAACAGAGAAACAACCACAGCACCTCCGTACCCCCCTGCTCTCAACCCCCCCGGGGGTATCAAGGGAGCCAAGCAGCTCCCTAGGTGACAACCAAAGACACGGGACACCATGTCTGCCTCCGCTTTGGCCGTGGGACCTCACCTTCAGGAAAGCCAGAGCCACAAAAGCTACCGGGTACCAAACCCCTCTCCGTCTTGATGGGGGACAGGCACTGAAGGGCATCTCAGCGTTGGCATCTGCTGAGCCTTGAGCATCTCAGTCCCTGCTGGGCTCCACAGGAAGTGGCTCTGTGCTCCCTGGATCCAGGAGGAGTGgtctgcagggctgggtggtGTCAGGGTGGGCACCCTCTTCTTTATGCCAAGGGGTCCTCCAAGCCCCAGTGCCGGCTCTCAGGCAGGAGCCGGGCAAAGGGGCTCAGGAGGCAGCCAGTGCCATACGAATGGGGGGTCTGCTAGAGCCTGGTTTTGCCAAAAGTTGAGGGCACAGAGGTTGGAGGTACcttgggggaggcaggagggacaCGTGCCTTCACAGGGTCCCTCAAACATTCACACTGTGCTTGaggcttcttcctcctcctccacctggGTCTCCCTGTCTTGtcctgaggagcagcagggaggtcCACATTTACACGCAGCAAGCGTTGGTAGGGAAAGACCAAATGTTTCCACGTGGGGAAGCGCCCATGTGCTGTCCTCCCACCCACCGCCACTGGTCGCAGAGGGAGAGAGCCACAGTGAGAAGTACAGAAGCATGCCATGCATGGTTCACCTTCCCACCACGACAGCCTGGGCTGCTTCCAGAAGATGCAGGAGCAAAGCCAGGTGCTGCAGAAAGCTGGCCTGGACCCTCatcacagaagcagcaataGATACACATgaattcctccctcccccagggTTTTAGAAGCCAAACAAGGAAACTCAAAGACTGAACCAGAGCAGTTTGCTTTTGAGGTTTAACTCTCCCTACTGAATCTGCAGCTGGGGGAACTGCTCAAcccagcaaaagcagaaatgaaactaTCATCCAGATAGGCAACGGAAGGACAGCCCAGAGCAACACCAGCCACAAAGAGTGTAAATGACCAAGGGAACAATATAGAACGGATTAATACTGACTGCTTTATCCCCAAAGTATCCCTTAAAACCCACACTTGGCCCAGTCCCAAGGGCACCAGTCCCTGGACACCTCCTGGAAGAACAGGATTGGAAATTTGGATAAGAGCTTTGCTCTAGCATTGTGTCTCCAGTAGGTTGATGCAGCCACAGCACCTTCTCTAGCGAGTGAGCAACCCCTGGCAggggaaacattgcacccatgTGTCCCTACCCCGGGCTCATCCTGatcctccaaaaaaaaaatcaggctgaaGGCGATGGTCCCGCTTTGTAACAGAAAGCGCAGCCCAGGCAGAGGGAGATGTAAGAGTAAGGGCAGGAGACCAGCGAGACAAGCCACAGGAGAGCAGAGtttaaaccaaaccaaacactgACACAGAAGAGGACTATGGGGATGTCGCCCTGTCTGATAAACATGATTACTAGTTCCCTTTATGCAAGACACGCTGTCTCCCTCCAACGTTGGGAGAAGAAGGAGTTTAAGCTGTGGAGAGTAGCTCCACCAGCACAGGGGTACACGGGTGAGAGCAGCATGCCTTCACAAACCCCAGCCGTGACCCCTTAGTGATGTCTAAGGTAGTGATGTCTACCACAGAGGGGCAGAAAGGGCTTGACCTGGACTACAGGTCCCCCTGTAGTGATGCTCTGGCTTCACCAGGGAGTCAGGGTTGAGAGGACAAGCCTGACTGCCTGGTGCGTTAAGACAACAAGATACAAACCACCGCAGGGCTCTTTCAGCCAAGCCCCAGATTACAACGCTCCTCTTGGATCTTCCCAACACGCCAACATGTTTTCTCCCCACTTCCCTTTGGTCCTAGGGGAAATCTGCGTCCCCACAGCAGCAGCGCGGTCCAGCCTGAAGGAGGAGTCAGGCTGTGAGATCCACGAAAATGGCATTGGCAGTGGTCTGTCCAAAGATGAAGGCTCCGAGGGTGACCATGAACACCCCGTAGCTGACCTGGGCCCACCAGCTGTAGATAAAGGAGGACAGGGCATGTTTAGAGGAGACCTTCATACCAACATCTGCAGGGGAAGCGGGGAGAGGGGAAGTGTGTTTTGGTTACCTGATTGCCCTGGTTTCTTGGATCTCGGAGAGCTTGGCTTGAATCAGGCAGAGCCCTAAAAGGGATAGGAGGCAAATTAAACCCAGAGAAGGACTGAGCAGACACCCCACAAGCCATGGAGCTGCACTTCCCATTACGGAGCAGAGTTCAGTCAAAATAGTTGGGCTCCTGACCAACCTCATGCCTCACTTCCATCCTTCTCTAAAGACCTCCTGGTTCCTGCATCTCCATACTGCTCCCTCCCTCTTCGAGACACAAGGCTAAGAGAACTCCGCTGGCCCCTGAGCATCCCGGGATGCCCTACCTGGGAAGACGAAGATGAAGCAGGCGGCCAAGCCCCCGATGACAGAGATGACTTTGCCAATGTCAGGGATGAAGAGAGCCAGGAGGAGGGTCAGGAGGAACCAGCTGATGGTCTGAAGCAGGCGCCTCCTCCGCTCCCGAACCACGTCCTCCTCCACTGTCACCCCAGTGTAGCGGAGCCAGAGACCCTCCAAGACAGCCCTGAGGGCAAAGACCAGGGCAGGGGTGTTTCCCCACactgcccctcctgcccacaccagcccctgcctcctcccagtgCTCACCGGCCGCAGAAGTGTAGGATGGGGTAGGACGTCAGCACACAGAGGATGATGAAGGCCCGGGCGAGGGCAACGGGGATGTCGTTGGAGGGATAGGACAGCAAGACGTCCTGCTCCACGCTGGCTCCAAAGGTCAGGAAGCCGCAGACGCCTGCCAGGAAGGGAGCAGTCagagggggatggggacaagcATCCTGCACGTGTCTTTGAGGGACTAGACTTGGATGGATATGGGACAGGACACATTGCAGGGGGCGTTAGATGGACTCCCCTCTCTTCCTGCTCTGTCCCACTGCTGACCAGAGAGTCCCTGCCCTCCAGAAGCTCACAGCCCCTCCAAGGACCATGCCACACTCACACGGCATCCCCTCGCTCACCAGTGCCTGTGTAGACGAAGAGAGCGATCACCATGGCCACTGTCACTACTGCCCCCCAGGTCTTCACCTCTGGCTGCTTCATGCTGTTAAAGACGGGCACGCTGCTCACGTGGCACTGCCGGGGACACGGAGAGAGAGTGGGGACACGCGATGGGCTGAGCCTGAGCGCAGGGGGAGCCGTGTGGGATCCCACGCGTGATATCCCCAGGTTTGTTGTGATATCGTGATCCCCCCAGGTTTGTtggtggagaagaaaagggggggaCAGGCTACCCTGACCTTCCCAGCTGGGGTAAAATTGATCCATCTCCATCCAGGGGCAGTGAGATGTTAAACTGGCTTCAGCCCCCTCGCAAAGCGTGTGGTGAGCACATGAGGAGGGTTTTGGCCGATCGCCCAGGGGAGCATCCCCAGACCATGTTGGTCCCCcacacaggcagctgcagggtgAGAAGGGGAGTGCTGGGCTCGTGGCCTTACCTGGAACCCAAAGCAGATGGTGGGCATGGCATTAAAGACGGCTGTCCAGGtggaggggctggcaggagagaAACACCCACTGGTCAGACCAGGGCCCCCCACCCAGTGCCCCGGGGGAGGATGAGCTGGGGGTGCTCAGTGATGGGCTCGCTCCTCTGCTGTTActgtgtccccccacccagGATGATGCCTTTGCACAGGGCGAGGTTTTCCTGGGACCTGGCACTCCCTGAAGACCAGGGCCTTTCACTGAGACAGAACCAGCCAAAATTGAggacttacaaaaataaaagtatcagtaaaaaaaaaagaatctacTTGGGCAGTGCCGAAAACTGGTCGAAACTTTGCTCTGCCCTAAAATTCCCACTGCCCGCACTGGGTCCATAAATGTCCCCAAACCGTGAGGGAGGGGACAAGCcacaggggctgtgctggccaAGGAAATAACCAAAATCATCCTAAAATAGACACAGCCCTGGTTGCTGGGTGAGCACAAGCACTGCATGAGGAACTCTGAGCCTGGCTGTGTTGGAGCTAAAAGTCAATCAGCCCTCCTCAAAACCTGCAATGGAGCCGTGGGGACCTCCAAGAggtgtttttcctctccttcaccACCTGCTCCTCTGAAATATGCAGAGATGCAGCCACTTGGGAGCTTCTGGCAGCAACGTGCAGCATCCCTAGGCCCAGGGATGTGGCTCGTGAAGGATTTGTCCCCACCCTTTGCAGCCCTCGTTCCCACACcactgcctggctctgcagtgctgccatgGCCACTATCAGCATCAGGTCTCTTGCACTCACCTGGTCGGGATCTCCACAGGCATGAGCTCCTTGTCGGGCCAGATGTACTTGATGATAATGACTGCTGTGACGTACCACGTGCCAATCACACTTAGGGAGCTGCAAGAGGGAACAGCAGACCATCAGTGTGCTGCCTCCCCGCTCTGCGGAGGGTCTCCTTCCAGCCTCTCCAACCCCATCTTCCTCCCTGTGCAGCCCAGGCCATCCCAATCCTTCCCATCAGGACCACCCCTGCTCTCCCTTCTCATAGGAATATGCAGGCACTGTCACCCACTGTCCCCAGAGCAGATGTCAAGGCAATCCCGCTGTGCTCGGGGGCTGTCTCGTGCTGCTGTGAGTGGCAGACCTGCCAGCAAGGGGATGAGCTGGGTTTTGGGCAGGAGAGAGGCATGTTAAAGTGACACTCCTTGATAGCCCTCgaccagctccagcagccaggtTACATCAAGATGCTTGGCAGGCCGGAACCACCCGGCCCAGGGACCCTTACTGGCTCTCCTTTCTGCTGATGGCCAACTCCAAAGACAGGGGACAACGCAGCTGAAAgcagctctccctgcttccTCCAGTGAGCAGAAGGGAGGGGGACAAGCCCCGGAGTATGACACTGTGGGCACCTGGtgctcagcagctcctctgcttcccagacagggaaactgaggcatgggaAGGCGGAGGAGGAGATGTCCAACCCCtcaggggagagcaggcagaTACGGTGTTAGAACCACAGCACTTCCACTCCCCATCCCCTGGGACCATGCTTAGGTGGGTGCTGGCTGGCCCACACTGGTTCCCAGCCCCAGAGGACTCTCCCCACCCACCTGGCATATTTTTGGAAGCCGATCTCcttggggatggagaggggcaggatgaggaggaaggCGGTGATGCTGATGGTGAACTTGCGGTCCGTGTACCAGCGGCTGCTCCCAGTTTCCTCGGGCTCCGTCACCAGAGCAGCAATGACTGTGGAGGCAAGTGGGGCAGTCAGGTTGTCCCCTTCCAGACAAAGAGACAGCaactgcttattttttcccccaggggACACACTTACTTTTGTCCTCCTGGTCTCCGATGATGATGAGGAAAGCGATGCAGGTGCCAAAGGTGTAGACGGCGATGGCCACCTCACACAGCACGCCAGGCACCTTCCCACAGACGGCCCACACAACCTCCTGGTAGGTCCGCTCATTGCTGGCCTGCGAGCAGTACGCCAGGATGACCAAGCCTCCGATGATGAAGATCAGCATGCACTGGGGTGGGgaaagaggcagggaggggacactgAGGCAACAGCATGACGAGGTCCCCAAAGCCACCTCAGGCAGCCACCCTTGTACACACAGAGCATCTCTGAGGTCCCTCACCCAACAGAGCCTCCTCCCAGGACCATGTCCTCCCTGAGCCCTTTCTGGGGCTCCACACATccctgccatgtcccctcccagggtGGGATAAGGGActgtcccttccccaccctctcACCATCTGCAGCACGATGCCCGCAGCCACACCGCCAGCCATGCTGAAGGCAGCGGGGAAGTTGAGCAGCCCAGCCCCGAGGGCAGCGTTGACCACGATGAAGACGGCTCCCAGAGCTGACGTGGCCCCCAGACTATTTCCTTGGCTCTCTCCGCACTTCGGCACTGTCTCCacactggggctctgcaggagcCTGGCCCGTTCCCCAGCATTGGCGCTCCACTCCCAATCCTTGTAGTCGCTGTTgatgctcccagtgccctgagCCATCATCCCTCCTAGGGTGGCATATGCCACTGTCCACGTCCCACTAGCGCTCCCGCACCAGGCTCAGCCAGCCGCCTCGAGGAGGGTCCTCTGCCAGCACTGGCTCCAtcaggcagggagggcagcgaACAGGCAGACTGGGACCACGGCAGCGTGTGGGTCAGGCATTTCACTGCTCCTAGAAGGGGATGAAGAAGAACACTGTAAGTGTTAAGGTATGTTAACAAGGGACAACCTGGGCATCAGACAGGGGCACAGAGGAAATTAGTTCCCTGGGTCTCAGCTTGGGGGTCGCAGCATGCAGCTGTCCTCACACCAGCAGAGATACGGCAGGATAACTCACCTCTCGTCCCCCAAATCCAGGGCGAGGACACTGCTGCCCTCGGACAGGGGACTGAGCCCCAGCCACGGGGCTGGGGAGCCGCAGCTTCACGGCAGGACTTGCCTTTCTGCGGGCACGAGACCCAGCGTCACGGCTCACTTCCTGATTTCCAACCCCAATTCCTGCAAGCTCTGCAAGAGCCACCGTGCACGTGCTCCTGGGTAAAGGTCAAGGCTGGGCTCAACAGGAACGACCCACACACGCACCAGGAACACCGTGTCACCAGGACCAGCAGGACCAGCCACTCCCAATGCACCCCCAGGGTGACCAACAGCACAAGATGTCTCAGAGCGTTTTGGACCTGAAGACCTGGTGTTTCCAGCACCACAGCCCTCGGGGGTTGGACAGCCCAGATCTCATCCCAGTGCCTCGCTGAGCTAAAGGAGATCAACCCTCACAACCTGGCAGGGCTTCGCAGGGACCTCCACAGCCAAGGGAAATCTCTTTTCAAGggaagtctctttttttcctagacgACATCTCCAGGGACTCTTCCTGACCAGCCCACCCTTTGGTTCTAGGCTATTTAAACCTCACACTCGTGCTACAAATCCTCTTCAAAGGTttctggggaagggaaaaaccccacaggTCTGtgcaggggaagaagaaaggcaacCCTCTCCCCCGGGGGtaggagggagaggggacaggtCCCAGATCCCCACGCTGGTGGATCTGCTGGCATGCCTGGGTCCGCTTTGGCTGAAGCCCCCGCCCGGACGAGGAAGGGGTGGATGCTTCTCCCACGGCTggaggaggatgctgcaggGTGGGTGGCCGGCTGTCCTTTCACTCCAGGCAAAGCCACCATGCCGGTGACAACCAGAGACCCTGAAAGCAGGCGCTTCTCCGGCAGTGACTCGACAGACCCACGGACCCGCGTGGGCCCCGGCGGCGCCCCACGCCCGCCCCACTCCAGGGCAAGCAAGGCCCGGAGCTGGTGGCGGTGACCCCGCGTTTGCAGGGGAAGCCCTCG
This region includes:
- the SLC38A7 gene encoding sodium-coupled neutral amino acid transporter 7 isoform X2, with product MMAQGTGSINSDYKDWEWSANAGERARLLQSPSVETVPKCGESQGNSLGATSALGAVFIVVNAALGAGLLNFPAAFSMAGGVAAGIVLQMCMLIFIIGGLVILAYCSQASNERTYQEVVWAVCGKVPGVLCEVAIAVYTFGTCIAFLIIIGDQEDKIIAALVTEPEETGSSRWYTDRKFTISITAFLLILPLSIPKEIGFQKYASSLSVIGTWYVTAVIIIKYIWPDKELMPVEIPTSPSTWTAVFNAMPTICFGFQCHVSSVPVFNSMKQPEVKTWGAVVTVAMVIALFVYTGTGVCGFLTFGASVEQDVLLSYPSNDIPVALARAFIILCVLTSYPILHFCGRALPDSSQALRDPRNQGNQLVGPGQLRGVHGHPRSLHLWTDHCQCHFRGSHSLTPPSGWTALLLWGRRFPLGPKGSGEKTCWRVGKIQEERCNLGLG
- the SLC38A7 gene encoding sodium-coupled neutral amino acid transporter 7 isoform X1, producing the protein MMAQGTGSINSDYKDWEWSANAGERARLLQSPSVETVPKCGESQGNSLGATSALGAVFIVVNAALGAGLLNFPAAFSMAGGVAAGIVLQMCMLIFIIGGLVILAYCSQASNERTYQEVVWAVCGKVPGVLCEVAIAVYTFGTCIAFLIIIGDQEDKIIAALVTEPEETGSSRWYTDRKFTISITAFLLILPLSIPKEIGFQKYASSLSVIGTWYVTAVIIIKYIWPDKELMPVEIPTSPSTWTAVFNAMPTICFGFQCHVSSVPVFNSMKQPEVKTWGAVVTVAMVIALFVYTGTGVCGFLTFGASVEQDVLLSYPSNDIPVALARAFIILCVLTSYPILHFCGRAVLEGLWLRYTGVTVEEDVVRERRRRLLQTISWFLLTLLLALFIPDIGKVISVIGGLAACFIFVFPGLCLIQAKLSEIQETRAISWWAQVSYGVFMVTLGAFIFGQTTANAIFVDLTA